agatagatatgagatagatagatgatagatagataatagatagatagatagatatgagacagacggATGGATAGGTTATAGTtagatatatgagatagataatagatagataatagatagatagatagataatagatagataatagatatagatagatagatagatagatagatagatagataatagatagatagataatagatagatagatagatagatagatagataatagatagatagatagatattagatgaatAAATAGATATTGACAGGCGGATGGATGGGTTATAGTtagatatatgagatagataatagatagatagataatagatagatatgagatagatagatagatagacagatagatagatattagatagatagatatgagatagatagatgatagatagatagatgatagatagatagatgatagataatagatagatagatattagatagataggagatagataatagatgaataaatagatatgagacagacggATGGATAGGTTATAGTtagatatatgagatagataatagatagataatagatagatagatagatagatattagatgaatAAATAGATATTGACAGGCGGATGGATGGGTTATAGTTAGATATATGATATCAGTCAGAGATATTGGATGGATAAATACACAGATGCGAGGTCTCGGCCGTCCTGTGGACCTCATGACTATCACATTCTTCAGCCGTGTGCGACACATGAAGTCCCGTCCAGGGTTCAGCTCACCTGTCATGTGCCGACCCTGACACAAAAAAAGCATCCGTCAGCCAAAAAGGGGTTAACCCTGGCTGTCATTGTTCCGTGGGGCCTGGTTCTCTGGAAAAAACTGTCGCCCTCATCATATCCATTCATGGGACCAGAATGCCAGCTAAGCACATGCCTTTATCAGGAACCCACCCAGCTCTCAGCCTGGAGGGGCAGGGGGCCGGCTATTCACCCCTTTCTATCAGCCCTGAGAGGGAGGTATCCCGAATTAAAAAGATTTTCCTCCGTCAACAGAAACCCTGCTCCATGTTCAGCATCATGGGTTTTTTGGACTGGAGCCTAGTGTGATCCCTTTCAACGCTGTCCTGCGCTGGAGTGAGAACCTCTGTCTGCTCACCTCTTGTTAGGACACAGGTAAGGGGCTCACCTTCTCCGCCGTCCGCCCGCAGGGTGCCTCTGGTCACCTGAGGCACAGCTTTATTATTGCCACGCAAAACTCCACACACGAGGCAAATTAACGTAAGATTGCGCTGCGAAAATATTCTGCAAACTTTACGTTGCAAGTCATTGTATGGAGCAACTCCGAAGTGCcataactttcctttttttttcccgttcacaTAGCCGCAtgcgggcttgttttttgcgcgACAGGCAGCACTTtttaatgtcaccatttaatattgtatacaATGTACCAGGAATCTGGAAAAAAACATTCCAAATGGGGCGGAATTGGAAAAAAAGGCAATTGTGCCAtggttttatgggtttcgtttttacaGACTTCCCTAACACGGTAAAAATGACCGGTTCCCCTAATTctcgggtcagtatgattacagcaataccgaATTTAtagagtttttcttgtgttttaatactggaattttaatttttttacaaaaatgctttttttctttgcatcgccatattctggcACTTGTGATCCCATAAGTTTTTATATTTCCTGTGAGAGCTCATTTTTGCCGGCCAatcagtttttattgataccctaTGACTTTTTTTCCAGTGTTTTTGGGAGGTGAAAAATGCAAATCATCCATTTTTTCATTACGGCATTCACCGTCTTGGATAATTACGTTTCTGTTTTAATAGATTGGGCATTTTGGGACGCGGCGGCACAtatgatctttatttttattatggcgAAAGAGGtattatttaaatatttatattttttatatttgctaaGCGCCCCTAGGAGGCTTAGATCTTCAATCTTTAGATCGCttgtcccttaggcctcatgcacacgaatgtattttctttctgtgtctgttccgggttttttttgcggaccgtatgcggaaccattcatttcaattggtctgcaaaaaaaactgaagttactccgtgtgcattccgtttccgtatgtccgattttctgttccgcaaaaaaatagaacatgtactattattgtccgcattgcggacaaggatattactgttctatcaggggccagctgttccgttccacaaaatacagaatgctcaCGGaagttatccgtattttttgaggaccgcaaaatacatatggttgtgtgcatgaggccttacactgcaaTGAATTAGAATTGTAGTGCATGGCAGAGTCGCTGTTTTATTATGGAGCCCCGCCACCTGCAGACCTCCATAACAACTACAGCTGTGATAGTGTGGAACTTTTCAGAAGACACATGCTATTAACACGAGTGAACTGCTTCCCTGATCTCAGCACAGGGAAGCCATTCAggtccagtgagtgcagcattctcTGGGAAAGCCATCTCAGAGATCCCTGCCGATCATCTGAGAcggcaccggcgctcctgtgagcgctgagCCTTCTTACAACTAaccaaacacagcgccatacatcgtATAGCGACTGTGTTTGGTGCTCATTCACTttagtggggctgagctgcgcctaggccatgtgaccgatgacccAAAACATTATGCCCTCTCTACCaagcccaaaccatgatgtcccctCCATTAGCCCAAAATCATGATGCCCAAACCATGATTTCCCCCTCCATCAGCACCAAACCATGATGGTCATCCAACATTATCAAACCAAGATGCTCCTTCcttcagccccaaaccatgatgtttCCTTTACCACCACCAAACAATGAGGTTCTCTCCACCAGCTCAAAACCATGATGTCCCCTCCACGAGCCCCAAACCTTGATTTCCCCTCCACCAGCTCTAAACCATTAAGCCTGCTTCACCTCTCCAAACCATGATTTTTCCTCcgccagccccaaaccatgacgttCCCTCCAccagctccaaaccatgatgctccctctACCAGTCCAAAACCATGATGTCATCTCCACCAACCCCGACATTCCCTCCACCAGTCCCAAACTCTCATGTTCCCTCCACCAGCCTCAAACCATGATGTTACCTCCACTAACCTCAAACCATAATGGCtcatccaccagccccaaaccataatgctCCCTCTactagccccaaaccatgatgctccctctactagccccaaaccatgatgctccctccaccagccccaaattATTATGTCACTTCCACCAGAACCACCCATGACATTCTCTCCACcagtcccaaaccatgatgctccctccaCCAGCTCTAAACAATAATGCCACCTCCACCAGTCCCACCCATGACATTCTCTCCACcagtcccaaaccatgatgtttcgtccaccagccccaaaccatcatGTCACCTCCACCAGTCCCACCCATGACATTCTCTCCACAGGCCCCAAACCTTGATGTCCcctccaccagtgcagagctgtaTTCCAGAGTGGTTAACTCACAATAGATATGTTATGCACACCTGACATCCTTAGGAGGATGGGCTGAAAGGTATAAATCTGTGTGCACAAAGACAAAGAACTCAGCTCCAATGAGAACATTATCCAGTTAGGATGTTGTAGGTCACTATATCTTTCTTGTATTACTATGGGGCGCCAGCCATGTGCTATGAGGGTAGCAGGACGATGGGAGCTCCCCTATTGTGTTGTAGGCCAGGTGATTATTAGTTACCTTtactattctgtatgtgatttgtctgttttaagatggtctttattaaaaatatggagtccctTTTTctatacagagctgagatgctctagtagcaccctttggattttggagagctgacagactccttatctctgatctcttacCTCCTCaaaactcattatagctcagttcttatctcacTGATAAGAGTGTGGCTTAAATAAATCTTTTAATTATCGTTAAAACAAGGAAGATGATAAATCTCACCATATGTTTGAAGGAGATAAAATACTGAAAAACAGGGGCCCTTAATGGTGTCATCCACTTTGCTATTAGATTATTCCTCCACACAACATCCTTCTGAATCCCCGATCCATTATAGAGACCAATGGTagatttgctatggggcccttctcTTCTGTGTTGACCACTGGTGGTACCTAACTGTAAACCTGCAATAAGTTCCACTCCATCTGTGTACATAATTCAGTAAATCATAGGACCTCATAGGCACTACATTAGCAAATATTTAATGGCCCTAGTAACGTATAATTATATACTCTGTATAACTTGTCATCTTCTCCAGACATCATCTTCTGCTGTCAAGATGTATAGTTTCATGGGTGGAGGCCTCTTCTGCGCCTGTGTAGGTAACATCCTCTTAGTCGTTTCCACCGCCACAGACTACTGGATGCAGTATCGACTGTCTGGGACATTTGCACACCAAGGCCTGTGGAGATACTGTGTGACCGGAAAATGCTACATGCAGACGGAGAGCATCGGTAGGTATCCATCACTCTAGGCCATGGGATCGTTTGGCTTCTGCACATCAGCACAAGCCCAGCATAAGTGACCCACCTTATCTCTGCTATGACAGAGAAGTTTTATATTGCACAGGTGTCCTATAATGTTGTATTGGTCCCTATACTATACAGGGCTCAGTGTTTTGCTGTAGAGCTGAACTCTTCCTCTCTTCCAGCGTACTGGAACGCCACAAGAGCGTTTATGATCCTCTCCACACTGTCCTGCTTTGCTGGGATCATTGCTGGGATCTTGTCCTTTGCACATTTCTCTACTTTTCAGAGATTTAACAGATCATTTGCTGCAGGCATCATGTTCTTCATCTCCAGTAAGTAAACGTGTCCTGTATACATGACACTGCAGTGTCCACTATAGAGAAAATCTAACTGATAATGCTAGGCTATagtgtgcagtattatagtagtaatatgcctatacataggagcagtattatagtagttatattcttatacataggagcagtattatagtagtaatatgcctatacataggagcagtattatagtagttatattcttatacataggagcagtattatagtagttatattcttgtacataggaggcagtattatagtagttatattcttgtacataagagcagtattattagttatattcttatacataggagcagtattatagtagttatattcttatacataggagcagtattatagtagttatattcttgtacataggagcagtattattagtTATATTAGTTAcatttattgtacataggagcagtattatagtagttatattcttgtacataggagcagtattatagtagttatattcttgtacatacgaggcagtattatagtagttatattcttgtatataggagcagtattatagtagttatattcttgtacataggggcagtattatcgtagttataatcttgtacataccgtaggagcagtattatagtagttatattcttgtac
The Bufo gargarizans isolate SCDJY-AF-19 chromosome 2, ASM1485885v1, whole genome shotgun sequence genome window above contains:
- the LIM2 gene encoding lens fiber membrane intrinsic protein; the protein is MYSFMGGGLFCACVGNILLVVSTATDYWMQYRLSGTFAHQGLWRYCVTGKCYMQTESIAYWNATRAFMILSTLSCFAGIIAGILSFAHFSTFQRFNRSFAAGIMFFISTLFVLLAMAIYTGVTVNFLGKRFGDWRFSWSYILGWVALLMTFFAGIFYMCAYRMHECRRVTGPR